One Streptomyces dangxiongensis genomic window, GTACTACTTCATCTCGATGGACGGCAAGACCAGCAAATTCACCAAGACGCTCGAGGACCACGAGAAACTCGTCAACGAGTGGAACGCGTCGAGAAAGAAGAACTGACGGCGGGACGGATCTCCGGGCGCACGCGACGAAGAACGCGGCCCGGGCGCGGGGGCACACCCGCATCCGCGAGGCTCAAGGACAGGTTTCCATGACATCAAGGGCAGTCGACGGCCGCCGGGCCGCCGTGCTCGGTTCGCCCATCGCCCACTCCCTCTCCCCGGTGCTGCACCGGGCCGCCTACGACGCACTCGGGCTCACCGGCTGGTCCTACGACAGCTTCGACGTCGACGAGGCCGCCCTGCCCGGCTTCCTGGACCGGCTCGGACCGGAGTGGGCGGGGCTGTCGCTGACCATGCCGCTGAAACGGGCGGTCATCGCTCTGGCCGACGAGATCAGCGAGACCGCCGCCGCCGTCGACGCGGTCAACACGCTCGTCCTCACCGAGGACGGCCGCCGCATCGGCGACAACACCGATATCCCGGGCATGGTGGCCGCGCTGCGCGAGCACGGCATCGAGCAGGTCGACTCCGCCGCGATCCTCGGCGCCGGCGCCACCGCCTCCTCCGCGCTCGCCGCGCTGGCCCGCGTCTGCACCGGCGAGGTCGTCGCCTACGTCCGCAGCGCGGCCCGCGCCGCCGAGATGCGGCAGTGGGGCGAGCGGCTCGACGTGGAGGTCCGTACGGCGGACTGGGCCGACGCCGCCGAGGCGCTGCGCGCCCCGCTGGTGATCGCCACCACGCCCGCCGGCACGACCGATGCCCTCGCCACCGCCGTACCGGAACGCCCCGCCACCCTCTTCGACGTGCTCTACGATCCCTGGCCCACCGAACTGGCGGCCCGCTGGTCCATGTTCGGCGGCGCCGTGGTCAGCGGCCTCGACCTGCTGGTGCACCAGGCCGTCCTCCAGGTCGAGCGGATGACCGGGCGCGCGCCGGCCCCGGTGGAGGCCATGCGCCGCGCCGGCGAGCGGGCGCTCGCCGCCCGCTGACACCCCCGCGGACGTCCGTCCTGTGGACCGGAGGCCGCCGCACCCCTGATACGTGGGAGGATCGGGGGTGGCGTACCGGGATCGCGCACCCGGTCGCGCCGTCGCCGTACGCACACACCCGCGTATGCCGGGCAGTACCGGGCGCGAACACTGAGGAGCATCGTTGAGCAGGCTGCGTTGGCTGACCGCGGGCGAGTCGCACGGTCCCGCACTTGTCGCGACGCTGGAGGGCCTTCCCGCCGGCGTGCCGATCACCACGGAGATGGTGGCGGATCACCTTGCGCGGCGGCGGCTCGGCTACGGCCGCGGTGCGCGGATGAAGTTCGAGCGGGACGAGGTCACCTTCCTGGGCGGGGTGCGGCACGGCCTGACCCTCGGCTCCCCGGTCGCGGTCATGGTGGGCAACACCGAATGGCCGAAGTGGGAGCAGGTCATGGCGGCCGACCCGGTCGACCCCGAGGTGCTCGGCGGCCTGGCCCGCAACGCACCGCTGACCCGCCCGCGCCCCGGCCACGCCGACCTCGCAGGCATGCAGAAGTACGGCTTCGACGAAGCCCGCCCGATCCTGGAGCGCGCCTCCGCCCGTGAGACCGCCGCCCGGGTGGCCCTCGGCGCGGTCGCCCGGTCGTACCTGAAGGAGACGGCCGGCATCGAGATCGTCTCCCACGTCGTGGAGCTGGCCGCGGCCAAGGCCCCCTACGGCCTCCACCCCACCCCGGCCGACGTCGAGAAGCTCGACGCCGACCCGGTGCGCTGCCTGGACGCCGACGCCTCCAAGGCGATGGTCGCGGAGATCGACCAGGCCCACAAGGACGGCGACACGCTCGGCGGCGTGGTGGAGGTGCTGGCCTACGGCGTGCCGGTCGGCCTCGGCTCGCACGTGCACTGGGACCGGCGTCTGGACGCCCGCCTGGCCGCGGCTCTCATGGGCATCCAGGCGATCAAGGGCGTCGAGGTCGGCGACGGCTTCGGGCTGGCCCGGGTGCCCGGTTCCCAGGCGCACGACGAGATCGTCACCACCGCCGAGGGCATCCGCCGCTCCACCGGCCGCTCGGGCGGCACCGAGGGCGGCCTCACCACCGGTGAGCTGCTGCGCGTCCGCGCGGCCATGAAGCCGATCGCGACCGTGCCCCGGGCCCTGCAGACGGTGGACGTCGTCACGGGTGAGGCCGCCCAGGCCCACCACCAGCGGTCCGACGTCTGCGCGGTCCCGGCCGCCGGCATCGTCGCCGAGGCCATGGTGGCGCTCGTCCTCGCAGACGCGGTCGCCGAGAAGTTCGGCGGCGACTCCGTCCCGGAGACCCGCCGCAACGTGCGGTCCTACCTCGACAACCTCGCGATCCGGTGAGTGCCGTGCCAGCGATCGTCCTGATCGGACCCATGGGCGTCGGCAAGTCCACCGTCGGCCGGCTCCTCGCCGAGCGCCTCGGCGTCGGCTACCGGGACACCGACGAGGACATCGTCACCGCCGAGGGCCGCGCCATCGCCGAGATCTTCGTGGACGAGGGCGAGGACGCCTTCCGGGCGATCGAGAAACGGGCGGTACGGACCGCGCTCGCCGAGCACGAGGGCGTCGTCGCGCTCGGCGGCGGTGCCGTCCTCGACCCGGACACCCGCGCGGCGCTCGCCGGGCACCGGGTGGTCTACCTCTCGATGGAGGTCGATGAGGCCGTCCGGCGCACCGGGCTCAACGTGGCCCGCCCCCTGCTCGCGGTCAACCCGCGCAAGCAGTGGCGCGAGCTGATGGAGGCGCGGCGGCACCTGTACGAGGAGGTCGCCACCGCCGTGGTGCCGACGGACGGCCGCACCCCCGAAGAGGTCACGCAAGCAGCGCTGGACGCACTGGAGTTGAAACAAGCATGAGCGAGGCAGTCACCCGTGTCCAGGTCGCCGGCACCGCGGGCACCGACCCGTACGAGGTGCTCGTCGGCCGGCAACTCCTGGGCGAGCTGCCCGGGTTGATCGGTGAGCAGGCCAAGCGGGTCGCGGTGATCCACCCGGAGTCGCTGGCCGAGACCGGCGACGCGCTCCGCGCCGACCTGGCCGATCAGGGGTACGAGGCCGTCGCCATCCAGGTGCCCAACGCGGAGGAGGCCAAGACCGCCGAGGTCGCCGCCTACTGCTGGAAGGCGCTCGGCCAGTCCGGCTTCACCCGCACCGACGCCATCGTCGGCGTCGGCGGCGGCTCGACCACGGACCTGGCCGGCTTCGTCGCCGCGACCTGGCTGCGCGGGGTGCGCTGGATCGCCGTCCCGACGACCGTGCTGGCCATGGTGGACGCGGCGGTCGGCGGCAAGACCGGCATCAACACGGCCGAGGGCAAGAACCTGGTCGGAGCCTTCCACCCGCCGGCCGGCGTGCTGTGCGACCTGGCCGCGCTGGACTCCCTCCCGGTCCACGACTACGTCTCCGGCCTCGCCGAGGTCATCAAGGCCGGTTTCATCGCCGATCCGGCGATCCTGGACCTGATCGAGGCCGACCCCGAGGCCGCCCGGACCCCGGCGGGCCCGCACACGGCCGAACTGATCGAGCGGTCGATCCGGGTCAAGGCGGAGGTCGTCTCCGCGGACCTGAAGGAGTCCGGTCCGCGCGAGATCCTGAACTACGGTCACACGCTCGGCCACGCCATCGAGAAGAACGAGCGCTACAAGTGGCGGCACGGCGCCGCGGTCGCCGTCGGGATGCACTTCGCCGCCGAACTCGGCCGCCTGGCGGGCCGCCTGGACGACGCGACGGCCGACCGTCACCGCGCCATCCTGGAATCCGTCGGCCTGCCGTTGCACTACCGCTACGACCAGTGGCCCAAGCTGCTGGAGACGATGAAGGTGGACAAGAAGTCCCGCGGCGACCTGCTGCGCTTCGTCGTGCTGGACGGCCTGGCCCGGCCGACCCTGTTGGAGGGCCCCGACCCGGCCGTCCTGCTCGCCGCCTACGGCGAGGTCGGCCAGTAGGCCGCACACCGCTCCGGGCGCACCGCGTTCCGGTTCCCGGCTTCTTGTGCACGTGTTCCGGCACGTATTTTCCGGTGGTGCGTGCTTCTTCCCTGCCGGACCGGGCACTTCGGGCCGCCCCCGGTCGTTTCACCGAACGACGGCCGGGGACGGTACCGTTCGGTGGCGAGCGGGGGCGCACCCTCGCTGCCAGCGCCAATTGCCTGTAGCGAGTGAGCTGGAGGGGCGTGTCGACACCGACTCGGACGCCTCGGCGGCGAACGAGCCAAGACGACGAGACGGAGTGGCAACGGATGCAGTACGCAGTCGGGTCTCCGCTGCCGCCGCCCCACCAGTTGGGGCAGGGACCGCACGCCGGCTGGGCGTCGGCCGCACACCACCCGGGGCGAGACCCGCACGCCGGCGGGGCGTCGGGCGCACACCACCCGGGGCCGCCCCCGGGCACATCCCAGGGTCCCGTCCCCGTCCTCCCACCGGGCTTCCCGGCCCCGCCCGGCCCGCCGCCGCAGGCCCCGCCCGGCTCCGGTCCGGTGCCGCCGGCGCCCCCGCGGCACGCGCCGCCTCAGCACACCCCCGGCCC contains:
- a CDS encoding shikimate dehydrogenase; the protein is MTSRAVDGRRAAVLGSPIAHSLSPVLHRAAYDALGLTGWSYDSFDVDEAALPGFLDRLGPEWAGLSLTMPLKRAVIALADEISETAAAVDAVNTLVLTEDGRRIGDNTDIPGMVAALREHGIEQVDSAAILGAGATASSALAALARVCTGEVVAYVRSAARAAEMRQWGERLDVEVRTADWADAAEALRAPLVIATTPAGTTDALATAVPERPATLFDVLYDPWPTELAARWSMFGGAVVSGLDLLVHQAVLQVERMTGRAPAPVEAMRRAGERALAAR
- the aroC gene encoding chorismate synthase; translation: MSRLRWLTAGESHGPALVATLEGLPAGVPITTEMVADHLARRRLGYGRGARMKFERDEVTFLGGVRHGLTLGSPVAVMVGNTEWPKWEQVMAADPVDPEVLGGLARNAPLTRPRPGHADLAGMQKYGFDEARPILERASARETAARVALGAVARSYLKETAGIEIVSHVVELAAAKAPYGLHPTPADVEKLDADPVRCLDADASKAMVAEIDQAHKDGDTLGGVVEVLAYGVPVGLGSHVHWDRRLDARLAAALMGIQAIKGVEVGDGFGLARVPGSQAHDEIVTTAEGIRRSTGRSGGTEGGLTTGELLRVRAAMKPIATVPRALQTVDVVTGEAAQAHHQRSDVCAVPAAGIVAEAMVALVLADAVAEKFGGDSVPETRRNVRSYLDNLAIR
- a CDS encoding shikimate kinase produces the protein MGVGKSTVGRLLAERLGVGYRDTDEDIVTAEGRAIAEIFVDEGEDAFRAIEKRAVRTALAEHEGVVALGGGAVLDPDTRAALAGHRVVYLSMEVDEAVRRTGLNVARPLLAVNPRKQWRELMEARRHLYEEVATAVVPTDGRTPEEVTQAALDALELKQA
- the aroB gene encoding 3-dehydroquinate synthase, whose amino-acid sequence is MSEAVTRVQVAGTAGTDPYEVLVGRQLLGELPGLIGEQAKRVAVIHPESLAETGDALRADLADQGYEAVAIQVPNAEEAKTAEVAAYCWKALGQSGFTRTDAIVGVGGGSTTDLAGFVAATWLRGVRWIAVPTTVLAMVDAAVGGKTGINTAEGKNLVGAFHPPAGVLCDLAALDSLPVHDYVSGLAEVIKAGFIADPAILDLIEADPEAARTPAGPHTAELIERSIRVKAEVVSADLKESGPREILNYGHTLGHAIEKNERYKWRHGAAVAVGMHFAAELGRLAGRLDDATADRHRAILESVGLPLHYRYDQWPKLLETMKVDKKSRGDLLRFVVLDGLARPTLLEGPDPAVLLAAYGEVGQ